One Sodalinema gerasimenkoae IPPAS B-353 DNA segment encodes these proteins:
- a CDS encoding M1 family metallopeptidase gives MSNLYFDSNSNAFELPGARPHYIPDRPGQVDHIFLDLVLNIPKQRFSGTCQIQLTPVRAGITQLQLDAMQLNIKGVEVNNQPQAFHADGETLTIELSDPTSPETPLVLKIDYSVKQPRRGLYFVAPTEAEPDKPTQVWTQGEDEDSRFWFPCFDYPGQLATSEIRVRVPQDFLAISNGELLSRQEEGEEAIYHWKQAQVHPTYLMTLAVGRFAEIRDEWHGKPITYYVERDRVDDGKRTMGKTPRMVEFFSNAFGYDYPYPKYAQVCVADFIFGGMENTSTTLLTDRCLLDERAAIDNERSESLVAHELAHQWFGDLLVIEHWSQAWIKEGMASYAEVLWTEYEYGHDAGAYYLLQEARSYLDEDKRRYRRPIVTNVYREPIELYDRHLYEKGACVYHMLRCELGEALFFKAIAHFVNQNAHATVGTVDLLRAISEATGRNLQGLFDQYVFRGGHPDFEVSYSWDKEGNIAKVTVKQTQAKEGNTLYDRNLFDLNVPIAFGYEDDTAQRFNLHLCEPEQTFYFGLPQKPSYVTFDVGNTVLKTLKLKYPLPNLIAQLTQDDDPISRIYAAEALAKEGSLQAVEALTKALKCEPFWGVRVEIAGQLSKINLDQAFDGLLAGLQDENSRVRRAVVNGLAKVKTRASYKAVKSILKQGDASYLVEAAAAKALGVIAAKLPDGKPKPKKAIARLKTVLDTKAGWNEVVRLGAIAGLSQFKTEVTALDLILDYTDVRVPQSLRLGAIRALGTVSTGQSPADVERALTRLEQLAREDFFLTQRSVVVALKSMETSGAIAILQGIAEQATDGRIVRVAEEAIEAVEKTLGTDKAVTGLRRELEKMKKLNRDLLSRLEALEAKSAKS, from the coding sequence ATGTCCAATCTCTATTTTGACTCTAACAGCAACGCCTTCGAACTTCCCGGCGCACGTCCTCATTACATTCCTGATCGTCCGGGACAGGTCGACCATATTTTCCTAGATTTAGTTTTAAACATCCCCAAACAGCGATTTTCTGGAACCTGCCAGATCCAGTTAACCCCCGTACGGGCGGGAATCACTCAGCTACAACTCGATGCGATGCAACTGAACATCAAAGGGGTTGAGGTGAACAACCAGCCTCAAGCCTTCCATGCAGACGGCGAAACCCTCACCATTGAGTTGAGTGACCCCACCAGCCCTGAGACTCCCCTAGTTCTCAAGATTGACTATAGCGTTAAACAACCCCGCCGGGGCTTGTATTTCGTTGCCCCCACGGAGGCGGAACCGGATAAACCCACCCAAGTTTGGACTCAGGGGGAAGATGAAGATTCCCGCTTTTGGTTTCCCTGTTTCGACTATCCCGGACAGTTGGCTACTTCCGAGATTCGTGTGCGGGTTCCCCAAGATTTCCTGGCCATTTCTAATGGAGAACTTCTCAGTCGCCAGGAGGAGGGGGAGGAAGCTATCTATCATTGGAAACAGGCCCAAGTCCATCCCACCTATCTGATGACCCTGGCGGTGGGTCGTTTTGCCGAGATTCGCGACGAGTGGCATGGCAAGCCTATTACCTATTATGTGGAACGCGATCGCGTTGACGATGGCAAACGCACCATGGGTAAAACCCCCCGCATGGTGGAATTTTTTAGTAATGCCTTTGGGTATGACTATCCCTATCCGAAATATGCCCAAGTCTGTGTCGCGGACTTCATTTTTGGGGGCATGGAAAATACCTCGACCACCTTGTTAACTGATCGCTGTCTCCTGGATGAACGGGCGGCGATCGACAATGAACGCAGTGAAAGCCTGGTGGCCCATGAGTTAGCTCACCAATGGTTTGGCGATTTGTTGGTGATTGAACATTGGTCCCAGGCTTGGATTAAGGAAGGGATGGCCTCCTATGCGGAGGTGTTGTGGACGGAATATGAATATGGCCATGATGCTGGGGCCTATTATCTGTTGCAAGAGGCCCGTAGTTATCTCGATGAAGACAAACGCCGCTATCGTCGCCCCATTGTCACCAATGTCTATCGAGAACCGATTGAGTTGTACGATCGCCACCTCTATGAGAAGGGGGCTTGTGTCTATCATATGTTGCGTTGTGAGTTGGGTGAGGCGTTATTCTTTAAGGCGATCGCCCATTTTGTCAATCAGAACGCTCATGCAACGGTGGGAACGGTGGACTTGTTGCGGGCCATTTCTGAGGCTACGGGACGCAATCTACAGGGGTTATTTGACCAATATGTTTTCCGAGGGGGTCATCCTGATTTTGAGGTCAGCTACAGTTGGGACAAAGAGGGCAACATTGCCAAGGTGACGGTGAAGCAAACCCAAGCCAAGGAGGGGAATACGCTGTATGACCGCAATTTGTTTGACCTGAATGTTCCCATCGCCTTTGGCTACGAAGACGACACCGCCCAACGCTTTAACCTGCATCTGTGCGAACCGGAACAGACCTTTTATTTTGGCCTCCCGCAAAAACCCAGTTATGTGACCTTTGATGTGGGCAATACGGTTCTCAAAACCCTGAAACTGAAGTATCCTCTACCCAATCTCATCGCCCAGTTAACCCAAGACGATGATCCCATCTCCCGCATTTATGCCGCCGAAGCCCTGGCCAAAGAGGGCAGTTTGCAGGCAGTGGAAGCCCTAACGAAAGCCCTCAAATGCGAGCCATTTTGGGGGGTACGGGTTGAGATAGCGGGGCAGTTGTCTAAAATAAACCTTGACCAAGCCTTTGACGGCTTACTGGCGGGATTACAGGATGAAAATTCGCGAGTTCGTCGAGCGGTGGTGAATGGCTTGGCGAAGGTGAAAACCCGGGCCAGTTACAAGGCCGTCAAGTCTATCTTGAAACAGGGGGATGCTAGTTATCTCGTGGAAGCCGCCGCCGCCAAAGCCCTCGGGGTGATTGCGGCGAAACTCCCTGACGGGAAACCCAAACCGAAGAAAGCCATTGCGCGTCTGAAAACGGTCTTGGACACTAAAGCCGGTTGGAATGAGGTGGTTCGTTTGGGGGCGATCGCGGGCCTGAGTCAGTTTAAGACGGAGGTGACGGCGTTGGATTTGATTCTCGACTATACCGACGTGCGAGTTCCCCAGTCCTTGCGCTTGGGGGCGATTCGCGCCCTGGGGACGGTGTCAACAGGACAGTCTCCGGCGGATGTTGAGCGTGCGTTGACGCGCTTGGAACAGTTGGCCCGGGAGGATTTCTTTTTAACTCAACGTTCGGTTGTGGTGGCGTTGAAGTCGATGGAAACCTCGGGGGCGATCGCCATTCTACAAGGGATCGCCGAACAAGCCACCGATGGCCGCATTGTTCGGGTGGCCGAGGAGGCGATCGAGGCGGTGGAGAAGACGCTGGGAACGGACAAGGCGGTGACGGGCCTGCGTCGGGAGTTGGAGAAGATGAAGAAACTCAATCGGGATCTTCTCAGTCGTTTGGAGGCGTTGGAGGCGAAATCGGCGAAGTCTTAA
- a CDS encoding DUF3352 domain-containing protein: protein MKHAQESKTSPRLRGPITIAATVLLATGAIAYGWLRLRPTPLQTPLDGAQTVPHDAVMAAYIDMDPAAWESLRRFGTPEAQTWMDGQITQLQQDLLDATQLDFNRDLRPWIGNVMLALVPQSESEPGSESLLAIVGIRDKLQAMAFANRVRRTQGQEIQEQTYRNTTISTVTLTRGNPQPQSYSLAVLGDYLAIAESPETIKAAIDTDKDGSSLAQQDHLQDLLRSQPVNQPLIQTYISNLGNLQQLDGEPSPRDISRDPSPTALVTGIGVTDIGLQARTLIAGEESPTLSPAMQPLSQSRLDRFPETTLAVVEGSHLDRTWTQWTRWIEQTSSGRQLLGELRSGATQLGFDLDRDIFAPLDGTVAAGVIPNPGGGQGLSAAIGVGGMAFVESSDRTTLDNTLTKLGGLVQRGLNLPIRVESSSIQGRSLTEWKLSFFGVQGETLLGYSWLEPDLLALGVTRPMIDLFLSPPQRSLAENSTFADLRNQFPESNAGLIFANVEGMRNAVDLVMLQTQELLTPETIILLETIQAIGIAASPAENGLSVVDIQIPLVLAE from the coding sequence ATGAAACACGCCCAAGAGTCTAAAACCAGTCCTCGCCTACGGGGCCCTATCACCATCGCCGCCACGGTTCTCCTCGCCACTGGGGCGATCGCCTATGGCTGGTTACGCCTACGGCCCACTCCCCTCCAAACTCCCCTAGACGGGGCCCAAACCGTTCCCCATGACGCGGTGATGGCCGCCTATATTGACATGGACCCCGCCGCCTGGGAGTCCTTACGGCGTTTTGGGACTCCAGAGGCTCAAACCTGGATGGACGGCCAAATCACCCAGTTACAACAAGACCTCCTAGACGCAACTCAGTTAGACTTTAATCGGGACCTGAGACCCTGGATTGGCAATGTGATGTTAGCCCTCGTCCCCCAGTCTGAGTCTGAGCCTGGGTCAGAGTCCTTGCTGGCGATCGTGGGGATTCGGGATAAACTACAGGCGATGGCCTTTGCCAATCGAGTCAGACGCACTCAAGGCCAAGAGATTCAGGAACAAACCTATCGCAACACCACCATCTCAACGGTCACCCTGACTCGCGGTAATCCTCAACCTCAATCCTATAGTTTGGCCGTTTTAGGGGACTATCTGGCTATCGCCGAGTCTCCCGAGACCATCAAAGCGGCCATTGATACCGACAAAGATGGGTCATCCTTGGCCCAGCAGGATCACCTTCAAGATCTGTTGCGATCACAGCCAGTGAACCAACCCCTGATTCAGACCTATATCAGCAATCTGGGGAATCTCCAACAACTCGATGGGGAACCCTCCCCCAGGGATATCTCCCGAGACCCCTCACCAACGGCCCTCGTCACGGGAATTGGAGTGACCGACATCGGACTACAGGCCCGTACCCTAATTGCTGGGGAGGAGTCTCCAACCCTTTCCCCAGCTATGCAACCCCTGTCCCAATCCCGTCTCGATCGCTTCCCAGAAACCACCCTGGCCGTTGTCGAAGGGAGTCACCTCGATCGCACCTGGACCCAATGGACTCGTTGGATTGAACAAACCTCCAGTGGACGACAGCTATTAGGGGAGTTACGGAGTGGGGCCACCCAGTTAGGCTTCGATCTCGATCGCGATATTTTCGCCCCCCTCGATGGAACCGTTGCGGCGGGGGTGATTCCTAACCCCGGCGGCGGTCAGGGACTGTCAGCGGCCATCGGTGTGGGGGGAATGGCCTTTGTCGAAAGCAGCGATCGCACTACCCTGGACAACACCCTAACCAAACTCGGCGGACTCGTTCAACGGGGCTTAAACTTACCCATACGGGTTGAGTCTAGTTCCATTCAGGGCCGTTCCCTCACGGAATGGAAGTTATCCTTTTTCGGCGTTCAGGGGGAAACCCTCCTCGGCTACAGTTGGCTAGAACCGGATCTGTTGGCCTTGGGGGTCACTCGTCCCATGATTGACCTATTTCTCAGTCCTCCCCAGAGGAGTTTAGCGGAAAACTCCACCTTCGCCGACCTGCGAAACCAGTTCCCAGAAAGCAACGCCGGCCTCATCTTTGCCAATGTGGAGGGGATGCGTAACGCGGTGGACCTAGTGATGCTGCAAACCCAAGAACTGTTAACCCCCGAGACCATCATCCTTTTGGAGACCATACAGGCCATCGGCATCGCCGCCTCCCCGGCTGAGAATGGACTCTCTGTTGTGGATATTCAGATCCCCCTCGTCCTCGCGGAATAG
- a CDS encoding YaaW family protein codes for MDELRTALELATEDELQGLTDLLFRPRFNPLDYMKPVDPLELQSRDRHSWIDALEDRFRFLAADGMTVLRGQSHEISYRSVLIQVCHYLRIPYSKSLSTTDLEAEIFLHLMGRAWDKLPAADQEALILRVQKSLAKSDLPQPLPLHVQRDPMGWLLKGGSAIAVNSVLRPLLLNQLARQFALEFARHQLAKETLKGSAAAAAKMKGYVGVHMARRGMASATARYTATRSVFAFVGPALWAWFFADICWRAVATNYARIIPTVFALAQIRLTRLETCEMAYG; via the coding sequence TTGGATGAGTTGAGAACCGCCTTAGAACTAGCCACTGAGGATGAACTTCAGGGATTAACTGACTTGTTGTTCCGCCCGCGCTTCAATCCCCTCGATTATATGAAGCCCGTAGACCCCTTGGAGTTACAAAGTCGCGATCGCCACAGTTGGATTGATGCCCTCGAAGACCGCTTCCGCTTCCTAGCCGCCGATGGAATGACGGTGTTACGGGGGCAAAGTCACGAAATTTCCTATCGCAGCGTCTTAATTCAAGTCTGCCACTATCTGCGGATTCCCTATTCTAAATCCCTGTCAACCACGGATTTGGAGGCGGAGATTTTTCTGCATTTGATGGGCCGGGCCTGGGATAAGCTTCCGGCCGCTGACCAAGAGGCCCTAATACTTCGGGTTCAGAAGTCCTTAGCCAAAAGTGATCTCCCCCAACCCCTGCCCCTCCATGTACAACGAGATCCCATGGGCTGGCTGCTGAAGGGGGGAAGTGCGATCGCTGTCAATTCGGTGTTGCGGCCCCTATTGCTCAATCAATTGGCGCGACAGTTTGCCCTGGAGTTCGCCCGCCATCAACTGGCCAAGGAAACCCTCAAAGGCAGTGCAGCGGCTGCGGCGAAGATGAAAGGCTATGTTGGAGTACACATGGCCCGACGCGGCATGGCCAGCGCCACGGCGCGCTACACCGCCACTCGTTCGGTGTTTGCCTTTGTGGGGCCGGCCTTATGGGCCTGGTTCTTTGCCGATATCTGTTGGCGAGCGGTAGCCACCAATTATGCCCGCATTATCCCGACGGTCTTTGCCCTGGCCCAAATCCGCCTGACTCGCTTAGAAACCTGTGAAATGGCCTACGGCTAG
- a CDS encoding trifunctional serine/threonine-protein kinase/ATP-binding protein/sensor histidine kinase, protein MDSLLQLQDFGYRVNKTLHRSPNSIVYSAQQIGADPDAPQVAIKLSNCAYPSVAQLAKLRNQYALAGALQGEGIVRPLALKTFDRGHFLVLENIDGMSLADDYQGQPLPLGQFFALSHQIVRVLETIHQQSVIHKDIKPSNLILEKETGKIYIADFSIASRLPRERQQLQSLGHLEGTLAYLSPEQTGRMNRSLDYRSDFYSLGVTFFELLTGKLPFPQTDAAELVYAHLARTPPPLRSLRADVPEALEAIVNKLMAKNPEDRYQSAGGLQRDLHHCEERWHEHPREPIQFTIGSSDWSDRFVIPEVLYGREAEVQTLLNAFDYASQGNSCLILVAGYSGIGKTSLVNEVHRPIAQNNGYFIQGKFDLLQGNSPLSGFVQAFRELVEQVAAAGPQELAAWRSRLRNRLDDRGGILLETVPELVDLIGEMPPEPDLSPMQRDNRFNLAFGDFVRGAVAGDRPLVLFLDDLQWADSASLNLLERLLAESQNYPLLTIGTYRDNEVGPGHPLLLSLANIAKTSRIETLTLGPLDRDDVSRLTALTLHRDRPDSQPLADLLYDNSQGNPFFVNQLLKTLYERGAIAFNPDTGTWAYHLGLARTLALTDNVVELLSQKLQQLPLPCQTLLQIAACIGNHFDLSTLATVAQQSPCQVASQLWHALEAELIIPANEASKFYQGASSCDEAIAQQASYLFRHDRIQQAAHASIPPEQRPPLHHQIARLLVQASPNPDSGDRLFDIVHHYNTAWDSLQDNNERLQVIQLNLSAARRAQAATAHAAAFSYSQTALKLLDPSQPWTPPHSPPATTLYPLTLSLYQLAAESAFAIGEFTAAEQLIKPAIDQAQDILDTIPLYEVWIQVHVARNNLNVAIHTGIHILGKLGLSIPEHPDEQATEEILEEILREMTGNDVTTLINLPLVDDPYELASRRIALRIAASAYIARPNLYILLNLKLLQQILTSGICSASSYVFAAFGLFCCGLWGDYARGYDTKDAALGIIERFGAKEFVAKVDLMVEAFIRHWQAPLVETLPGLLRGCQSGLDSGDFEFASYCINHYCIHSLFSVRSLDEVAEDFQQYRQVMVRLKQKTSLNYHAMGYQVVQNLLGESKSPLELVGPLYDERQALPQYQEAGERVLIFYLFAQKLYLACLFDDMDAALNYCQQARPYLNSAIATYQFSLWFVYGSLAYFDASRRQGQDPDNCPYWSEAMTLKAQVERFVQASPANHGPHLSLLEAEQARCQGRELDAMAAYDRAIEQAQQAGVLYLEALANERAAGFYRQRQRHKIARIYITDAYYGYVRWGATAKVRQLERLYRQELPSLGQVSPVPGHLTTTTHDTSGQTYGHHATLSPSHSIDFSALIEASQAISSAIDLDDLLSKLMAAVVEHSGAETATLLWRDGGDWVSAARYTLEGQCETGTHPLTEENTIPRLWLGRILRSAEPIVVADARCESVFAGDVRFADPSSPQGRPPQSVLLLPLCDRTQTVGALYLENSLVAGAFTGDRVQVLQTLGTQATISLENARLYRQSQDYAQQLEGSLQDLKSLQLQLIQHEKMSALGNLVAGVAHEINNPIGCISANLQPARDYLEDVMGLLQLYQDCYPNPDPRIEEEIEAIELDYIQEDFPSLLTSMETGVKRIVAISRSLRTFSRHDGTSPSLFDLRESLNSTLLILKHRLKANEWRPAILVEKDYAPDLPLIECFPSQLNQVFMNLIANAIDALDEMNRDRSYADIQKQPNRIQVSARPVGKEQVQVCIEDNGCGMSEAVQEQAFEHLFTTKPVGEGTGLGLSIVQQILTTHQASIKVRSHLGQGTAFELNFPCQQDAKLET, encoded by the coding sequence ATGGATAGTCTTTTGCAACTGCAAGACTTCGGATATCGCGTTAACAAAACCTTACACCGCAGTCCTAACTCAATTGTCTATAGCGCTCAACAAATCGGAGCCGACCCCGATGCGCCTCAGGTGGCCATCAAACTCTCGAACTGTGCCTATCCCAGCGTGGCTCAATTAGCCAAACTACGGAATCAATATGCCCTGGCCGGGGCCTTACAGGGCGAGGGCATTGTCCGTCCCCTGGCCCTAAAAACCTTTGACCGGGGGCATTTTCTGGTCCTCGAAAACATTGATGGCATGTCCCTCGCCGACGACTACCAGGGCCAACCCTTGCCCTTAGGACAATTTTTTGCCCTCAGTCATCAAATTGTCCGGGTTCTGGAAACCATTCACCAGCAATCGGTCATTCATAAAGACATCAAACCCTCCAACCTGATTCTGGAAAAAGAAACCGGGAAAATTTACATCGCCGATTTTAGTATTGCCTCCCGCCTCCCCCGGGAACGGCAACAGTTACAGTCATTAGGTCACCTCGAAGGAACCCTCGCCTACCTCTCCCCAGAACAAACCGGGCGTATGAATCGCAGCCTTGACTATCGCAGCGATTTCTATTCCTTAGGCGTGACCTTCTTTGAGCTGTTAACCGGAAAACTGCCCTTCCCACAAACCGATGCCGCCGAACTGGTGTACGCTCACCTGGCGCGAACCCCACCGCCGCTGCGATCGCTCAGAGCCGATGTTCCAGAGGCCTTAGAGGCGATTGTCAACAAGCTCATGGCCAAAAACCCCGAAGATCGCTATCAAAGTGCCGGCGGCTTGCAGCGAGACTTACACCATTGTGAGGAACGCTGGCACGAGCATCCCCGAGAGCCGATTCAATTTACCATTGGCAGCTCCGATTGGAGCGATCGCTTCGTCATTCCCGAAGTCCTCTATGGCCGAGAAGCGGAAGTGCAAACCCTCCTCAATGCCTTTGACTATGCCAGTCAGGGCAACTCCTGCCTAATTCTCGTCGCCGGGTATTCCGGGATTGGCAAAACCTCTCTCGTCAACGAAGTCCATCGTCCCATCGCCCAGAACAACGGCTATTTCATTCAAGGCAAATTTGACTTACTCCAAGGCAACAGTCCCCTCAGTGGCTTTGTGCAAGCCTTTCGGGAACTGGTCGAACAAGTGGCCGCCGCCGGCCCCCAGGAATTGGCCGCCTGGCGATCGCGCCTTCGAAATCGCTTGGACGATCGCGGCGGGATTCTCCTAGAGACCGTTCCTGAACTGGTCGATCTCATCGGCGAGATGCCCCCGGAACCGGACTTGTCCCCCATGCAGCGAGACAATCGCTTCAACCTAGCCTTTGGGGACTTTGTGCGCGGGGCCGTCGCCGGCGATCGCCCCCTAGTCCTCTTTCTCGATGACCTGCAATGGGCTGACTCCGCCTCCCTAAACCTCCTAGAACGACTCCTCGCCGAATCCCAAAACTATCCCCTACTCACCATTGGCACCTATCGAGATAACGAAGTCGGCCCCGGTCATCCCCTCCTTCTCTCCCTGGCTAACATTGCCAAAACTAGCCGTATTGAAACCCTCACCCTAGGGCCCCTCGATCGCGATGATGTCAGTCGTTTAACCGCCCTCACCCTCCATCGCGATCGCCCCGACAGCCAACCCCTGGCCGACCTCCTCTACGACAACAGCCAGGGCAACCCCTTCTTCGTCAACCAACTCCTCAAAACCCTATACGAGCGAGGGGCGATCGCCTTTAACCCCGACACCGGAACCTGGGCCTATCACCTGGGTTTAGCCCGCACCCTGGCCCTGACCGACAATGTAGTAGAACTCCTGAGTCAGAAACTGCAACAACTGCCCCTTCCCTGCCAAACCCTGCTGCAAATTGCCGCCTGTATCGGCAATCACTTCGACCTCAGTACTCTCGCCACCGTCGCCCAACAATCCCCCTGTCAAGTCGCCAGCCAACTCTGGCACGCCTTAGAAGCCGAACTCATTATTCCCGCCAACGAAGCCTCCAAATTCTATCAAGGGGCCAGCAGTTGCGACGAGGCGATTGCCCAGCAAGCCTCCTATCTCTTCCGGCACGATCGCATCCAACAAGCGGCCCATGCCTCCATCCCCCCAGAACAACGGCCGCCTCTGCACCATCAAATCGCACGGCTGTTAGTCCAGGCCAGCCCCAACCCCGATAGCGGCGATCGCCTCTTCGATATCGTCCATCACTACAATACCGCCTGGGACAGTCTCCAAGACAACAACGAACGCCTCCAGGTCATCCAGCTCAACCTCAGTGCTGCACGCCGGGCCCAAGCCGCCACCGCTCATGCCGCCGCCTTTAGCTACAGTCAAACGGCCCTCAAACTCCTAGACCCCAGCCAACCCTGGACTCCACCGCACTCTCCCCCAGCCACCACCCTCTACCCTCTCACCCTGAGCCTGTATCAACTCGCCGCTGAAAGTGCCTTTGCCATTGGCGAGTTTACCGCCGCCGAACAACTCATCAAGCCGGCCATTGACCAAGCCCAGGACATCCTCGATACCATTCCCCTCTATGAAGTCTGGATTCAAGTCCATGTCGCGCGCAACAACCTCAACGTTGCCATTCACACCGGGATTCACATCTTAGGGAAATTAGGACTGTCCATTCCCGAACACCCCGATGAGCAGGCCACCGAGGAGATTCTAGAGGAGATTCTCAGGGAAATGACGGGGAACGATGTCACCACCTTAATCAACCTGCCCCTTGTAGACGATCCCTATGAACTGGCCAGTCGTCGCATCGCCTTACGGATTGCCGCTTCAGCCTACATTGCCCGCCCCAATCTCTATATCCTCCTCAACCTGAAACTGCTACAACAGATCCTCACCTCGGGCATCTGTAGTGCCAGTTCCTACGTCTTTGCCGCCTTTGGTCTATTCTGCTGTGGTCTTTGGGGGGACTATGCTCGGGGCTATGATACCAAAGATGCCGCCCTGGGTATCATTGAGCGCTTTGGAGCCAAGGAGTTTGTCGCCAAAGTCGATCTGATGGTAGAAGCCTTTATCCGCCATTGGCAGGCTCCCCTCGTCGAGACCCTCCCCGGACTCTTGCGAGGCTGTCAGTCCGGGCTAGACAGCGGTGATTTTGAGTTCGCCAGTTACTGTATTAACCATTACTGCATTCATAGTCTGTTTAGTGTCCGGTCCCTCGATGAGGTGGCCGAGGACTTCCAACAGTACCGTCAGGTGATGGTGAGACTCAAGCAGAAAACCAGTCTCAACTATCATGCCATGGGCTATCAGGTCGTGCAGAACCTCCTCGGTGAGTCCAAGTCTCCCCTGGAACTCGTCGGGCCCCTCTATGATGAGCGGCAAGCACTCCCCCAGTATCAAGAAGCGGGTGAAAGAGTGCTGATTTTCTATCTGTTTGCGCAAAAACTCTATTTAGCCTGTCTCTTTGATGACATGGACGCCGCTCTGAACTATTGCCAACAGGCTCGTCCCTATCTCAACAGCGCGATCGCCACCTATCAATTCTCCCTCTGGTTCGTCTATGGAAGTCTGGCCTACTTTGATGCCAGTCGTCGTCAGGGCCAAGACCCGGACAACTGCCCCTATTGGTCTGAGGCCATGACCCTGAAAGCCCAAGTTGAGCGCTTTGTCCAGGCCAGCCCCGCCAACCATGGGCCCCATTTGAGCCTCCTAGAGGCAGAACAGGCCCGCTGCCAGGGACGGGAGTTAGACGCTATGGCCGCCTATGATCGAGCCATTGAGCAGGCCCAACAGGCGGGTGTACTCTATCTCGAAGCCCTCGCCAATGAACGAGCCGCCGGCTTCTATCGTCAACGGCAGCGTCATAAAATTGCCCGAATCTACATCACCGATGCCTATTATGGCTATGTCCGTTGGGGAGCCACAGCAAAGGTTCGTCAATTAGAACGGTTGTACCGACAGGAGTTGCCCAGCCTGGGTCAGGTATCACCAGTTCCGGGTCATCTCACCACGACCACCCATGACACCTCCGGTCAAACCTATGGTCATCATGCCACCCTCAGCCCTTCCCATTCCATTGATTTCTCAGCTCTGATTGAAGCCTCTCAAGCCATTTCCAGTGCCATTGACTTGGACGACCTTCTCAGCAAGCTTATGGCGGCGGTGGTGGAGCATTCCGGGGCGGAAACGGCGACACTCCTCTGGCGGGATGGGGGAGATTGGGTCTCGGCGGCTCGCTATACCCTGGAGGGTCAATGTGAAACCGGCACTCATCCCTTGACCGAGGAGAATACCATTCCTCGACTGTGGCTGGGGAGGATTCTGCGCTCAGCAGAGCCGATTGTGGTGGCCGATGCCCGCTGTGAGTCGGTGTTTGCCGGAGATGTGCGGTTTGCTGACCCCTCATCTCCTCAGGGACGACCTCCCCAGTCCGTGTTACTGCTCCCTCTGTGCGATCGCACTCAGACGGTGGGGGCGTTGTATTTGGAAAACTCCCTAGTGGCCGGGGCGTTTACGGGCGATCGCGTGCAAGTTCTGCAAACCTTAGGCACTCAAGCCACCATTTCCCTGGAAAATGCCCGCTTATATCGCCAGTCTCAGGACTACGCCCAACAACTCGAAGGCTCGTTACAGGATCTCAAAAGTCTTCAGTTACAACTGATTCAACATGAGAAAATGTCAGCCCTGGGCAATCTTGTCGCCGGGGTGGCTCATGAAATCAACAACCCCATTGGCTGCATTTCGGCCAATCTACAACCGGCACGAGACTATCTTGAGGATGTCATGGGGTTACTGCAACTCTATCAGGACTGCTACCCCAATCCTGACCCCCGCATTGAAGAAGAAATCGAGGCCATTGAACTCGACTATATCCAGGAGGACTTCCCCAGTCTCCTCACCTCCATGGAAACAGGAGTTAAGCGCATTGTGGCCATCAGCCGCAGTTTACGCACCTTCTCGCGCCATGATGGCACAAGCCCCAGTCTCTTTGACCTGCGCGAAAGCCTCAATAGTACGCTCTTGATTCTCAAACACCGCCTCAAAGCCAACGAGTGGCGGCCGGCGATTCTGGTGGAGAAGGACTATGCCCCAGACTTACCCCTGATTGAATGTTTCCCGAGTCAGTTAAATCAGGTGTTTATGAATCTGATTGCCAATGCCATTGATGCCCTCGATGAGATGAACCGCGATCGCAGTTATGCTGACATTCAAAAACAGCCCAATCGCATTCAGGTCAGTGCCCGGCCCGTTGGCAAAGAGCAAGTCCAGGTCTGCATTGAGGATAACGGCTGTGGGATGTCTGAGGCGGTGCAGGAGCAAGCCTTTGAACATCTGTTCACTACCAAACCTGTCGGGGAGGGAACGGGGTTAGGCTTGTCGATTGTGCAGCAAATTCTCACGACGCATCAGGCCTCGATTAAGGTGCGATCGCACTTGGGGCAAGGCACGGCGTTTGAACTCAATTTTCCCTGCCAGCAAGACGCTAAACTAGAGACATGA